CCGCTGAGTTGATGCGTAGACCACTTGTTAGACGCTCCATACTTGTATTCATCTCACGTCCTGTACCATCAAGAACACGAGTCGCGTTTAGAGCAGCTGTATTTGTGTTAATTACCATTGCCATGATAAATCTCCTTTTGTTTTTAATAGAATGCCAGGCTGATTGCCTTATATCTTGGGTATGGGCATTTTTTGCCTTCTATAATTCACCCGAGAAACATTGTTAACATTCCCTCAAAACTATGTAACGACCCATTTCTGAAAATCTTTAAGCTTTTTTTTATTTTTTTTAAACTTTTTTCTCAAGTCATAAAAAAATCAATCACTTAGAAACAAAAAAAGCCGCTAAAAAGCGGCTAAACACAAGGGAATCTGTTTTAAAGTCGCTTTAATCAGGACTCTAAGTCAATAAATTAGAGTCCTAATAAAACAACCTTGCTATGAAATATTATCTTAATAAAGACATTACATTTTGCGAGGTCTGGTTAGCTTGAGCCAACATACTCATACCGGCTTGCTGTAGAACCTGTGTTCGAGCTAGCTCGGCACTTTCTTTCGCAAAGTCTGCATCCAGGATCTGAGAGCGCGCACCAGATAGGTTTTCACTCACGTTCTGAAGGTTGGATACCGTTGATTCCAAACGGTTTTGCAACGCACCCCAACCCGCACGAGAAGTACTTAGTACAGATAAAGCACCATCAATGTGCTGAACCGCTACCGAAGCACCAGCCGCCGTGGCGATAGTGTTTGCCGAGAATGCCGCACTGACAACTGAACCTGTGATATTGGTATAACGACCCAATACACCACCAGCACCAGCTGCTGTACCTGCACCCGAAGCACCGATACGGAATGATTGTAGAGAAACGGTTACCTTGTTCGCACTACCTGCATAGGCACCAACGTGTAGACCAACCGCTGAAGGTGAACCTGAAACCAGCGCACCAGAAGCCGATACTTTACCCATAATGTCAGTTCCATTGAACTGAGTAGTATGAGCGATACGGTTAATTTCTTCTTCTAACTGAGAGTACTCTTCATCCATCTGAGCACGGTTAGAATCACCATAGGTACCGTTCAATGACTGGATAGCCAATTCACGCATACGCTGTAACGCATTCACAACCTCTTCTGAAGCTCCATCAAGAGTCTGAAGAAGCGAAATACCATCTGTCGCATTTCGAACCGCTTGGTCAGTACCCATAATCTGAGCAGTCATACTTGTTGTGATTGCAAGACCTGCCGCGTCATCCGCCGCAGAGTTGATGCGTAGACCACTTGTTAGTCGCTCCATACTTGTATTCAAGTCGCGTCCTGTACCATCAAGAACACGGGTCGCGTTTAGAGCTGCTACGTTTGTATTAATTACCATTGCCATGATAAATCTCCTTTTTTGCCCTTTGTATGTTTTACGCTTTTTTAAGGAAAGCGCGAAAACCTAAATCTTTTTCATACTTCAGACAGAGCAAATACATTACTGAAGTAACTGCATGACATTCTGAGTAGACTGGTTAGCCTGAGCTAACATACTCATACCTGCCTGCTGTAGAACCTGTGTTCGAGCCAGTTCCGCACTCTCTTTCGCAAAGTCTGCATCTAAGATCGCCGAACGTGCACCGTTCATGTTTTCATTCATATTCTGCAAGTTAGACATGGTCGACTCTAAACGGTTTTGTAGAGCACCCCATGCCGCACGCTGGTTACCCACCAGTGACAGAGCACCGTCAATATGCTGGATCGCCACCGATGCACCGGCCTGGGTGGTCAGAGTGTTTGCAGAAAAAGACGCACTCACCACAGAACCGGTAATATTGGTATAACGCCCCAAAATCCCCGAGGCACCAGAAGCGGCGATTCGGAAACTGGCGGTAGATACCGTAATCTTATTCGCACTACCTGCTTGCCAACCTACATGCACATCTACCGGGGTAGGTGTACCTGAAACCAGCGGACCAGAAACACTGACATTACCCATCAAGTTGATCTGGTTGAACTTGGTTGTGTGTGCAATACGGTTAATCTCTTCTTCCAGCTGAGAGAACTCAGAATCCATCTGTGCACGGTTAGCATCGCCATAAGTACCGTTCAAAGACTGTACGGCAAGTTCACGCATACGCTGCAAGGCGTTGACAACCTCTTCCGAAGCGCCGTCCATTGTCTGTACTAAAGAAATCCCGTCACTGACGTTTTTGATCGCTTGGTCTGTACCACGAATCTGAGATGTCATGCTTGTGGTGATCGCTAGACCCGCTGCATCATCCGCTGCTGAGTTAATGCGTAGACCACTTGTTAAGCGTTCCATTGAAGTACTAAGTTCACGACTTGTCAGATCCAAGGTACGGACCGCGTTCAATGAACCCATATTTGTATTGATTACCATTGCCATGATAATGCTCCCTTGTTGTGTTTTGTGTTTGTATTTTTTTATATCTTGAGGCTGTATATTCAGCCTTCAATTACTTTATCGACCAAGATAGATTTTCTTTAGCAAAAAACTTTATTCTTTTCTTAAAAAAATCTTTTTTTTCAAAAAGTTATATAAATAATGCGCACACAAGAGATATCGACAATTTCGACTTTTTCAGGGTGCAAAAAACCGGACTCAAGCCAATCAGAGTCTTAGCCAAATTAATTACAAATCAAGTGAAAGAATTTAAAGATGTGACGATCATTTTTTAACAGCGACCGTCACATTTGATAACGAGGAATTACTGAAGTAACTGCATGACATTCTGAGTAGACTGGTTAGCCTGAGCTAACATACTCATACCTGCCTGCTGTAGAACCTGTGTTCGAGCCAGTTCCGCACTCTCTTTCGCAAAGTCTGCATCTAAGATCGCCGAACGTGCACCGTTCATGTTTTCATTCATATTCTGCAAGTTAGACATGGTCGACTCTAAACGGTTTTGTAGAGCACCCCATGCCGCACGCTGGTTACCCACCAGTGACAGAGCACCGTCAATATGCTGGATCGCCACCGATGCACCGGCCTGGGTGGTCAGAGTGTTTGCAGAAAAAGACGCACTCACCACAGAACCGGTAATATTGGTATAACGCCCCAAAATCCCCGAGGCACCAGAAGCGGCGATTCGGAAACTGGCGGTAGATACCGTAATCTTATTCGCACTACCTGCTTGCCAACCTACATGCACATCTACCGGGGTAGGTGTACCTGAAACCAGCGGACCAGAAACACTGACATTACCCATCAAGTTGATCTGGTTGAACTTGGTTGTGTGTGCAATACGGTTAATCTCTTCTTCCAGCTGAGAGAACTCAGAATCCATCTGTGCACGGTTAGCATCGCCATAAGTACCGTTCAAAGACTGTACGGCAAGTTCACGCATACGCTGCAAGGCGTTGACAACCTCTTCCGAAGCGCCGTCCATTGTCTGTACTAAAGAAATCCCGTCACTGACGTTTTTGATCGCTTGGTCTGTACCACGAATCTGAGATGTCATGCTTGTGGTGATCGCTAGACCCGCTGCATCATCCGCTGCTGAGTTAATGCGTAGACCACTTGTTAAGCGTTCCATTGAAGTACTAAGTTCACGACTTGTCAGATCCAAGGTACGGACCGCGTTCAATGAACCCATATTTGTATTGATTACCATTGCCATGATAATGCTCCCTTGTTGTGTTTTGTGTTTGTATTTTTTTTATATCTTGAGGCTGTATATTCAGCCTTCAATTACCTTATCGACAGAAATAGCTTTTCTTTAACACTGAATACGTAATTTTTTATTCCAAATACAAAAAACCCGCTATTTAAGCGGGTTTCAGTTTATAAATCACAACACAAGATTTTAGCTTTGAAGTTCATTTAAGGTCATAAGTAAGCTTTTATCATCTCGTTTTCCGGATCATATTCAATCACTTGTTCGGCAATTTGCTTGGCTCTTTGCGGATCAACTTCATGGGTAAACTGAATCAGTTTCGCCCAAGCGTCGAAGTCTTGCGATTGCGCTTGTACGTAAATTTCTAAAATTTGAATGGCAGACGGCAATTGACCGATTGTCTTTAAAAAATCGGCATAAGGAATCATGTAATTTAGCGACACACTACATAGGGCCTCTAAGGTCTGCAATGAACATTGATGATTACGAGCCTGCATACAGATAGACAAACACTTTAACAGCGCTTTCTCTTTGATAATATTATCCTCAGCCTGCTTTAAAACAGCTATTGCCTCTTCAGCATTACCATCAATATCCGCCAACAGGCCTTGAACATAAAAAATCAGCGATTTAACCGCGGCGTCTTCTTGCAAAGACTGCAAGTGTTCAAGCAGTTCTACTAGAGTTTGACGGTTATGCTGTTCTTTTGCTTGTTCAATACGACTGATCAATGACGGCAAATCACGACTTTTCTTTTCTAGACTCTCAACCAGTCTTGTCTGAGTATTACTCAACTCATCATAAAAATTCTGCTGCAATGCTTCGATTTTTTCAGCATGAACCTGAAGCGCTTCAGGGTGCCACTTAACAAAGTTGAATACCCTACCGATAGCGTCATATTTCTGCCAACGCTCAGATAGAGCGTCAAAGTCTCGGTTTTTAAGTTCGTCTTCGGTCAATTTGGCATAATGAATGGCAAGCTCCAACTGCTTTGAGAACATTTCGGCGGAACGGTTTACCCCCTTGAAAAAAGAGGTCAACTGCGACTCGATATCCTCTTGTTCCATATTCTGCTCGTCCATTGGACGGAAGTTTTCCTTGAAAGCCACCGAGTCATATCTGAATAGCATATCGCCGTCATCGCCGATAATCTGACTGATTTTACTGTGCGCTTTCATCGATTTTTTTACCGACTTATCATCTTGCTGACCATTCTTATACAGTGTCTTGACAAACTTCAGGCCATCTTTAGATAAACTGACAATCGATTTAAAACGCTTCAGTTGCGATTGCAACTCCTTAACCGAAGATTCAACTCGCTGCGTTCGTTCTGACAAGCTCATTTCAAGAGACTGCTTCAAACTCGCCACTTGCTGCTTTTTACTGACCAGATCGATTTTCTGCTCAATCTTTTCAGGCGCGACATATTCGACATTTTCCATCGCTGCAGAATATAGCCCTGTATTGATAAAGTTCAAATGCGGATATTCCTGTAAATAGATTTTCACCTGCAATTCCAGCCCCTGACGAGCATTGGCATAAGCTGGCTGTGTTTCAGCCAGCTCACCACGGTTATCCTTTACGGTACTCACGCCTTTAAAGGTAAAACGCCCACCAACTTTGGCTTCATCACTACTTGATTCGTAGGCTTTACCTAATGGAAAACACAAATCGACACCGGAAAAGATAATTTGCGAACATCCAAGCTCCACCGCGGCATTAACCGCGGTATTAATCACATTCGGCCCTGGGGCGGCAATATTTTTTTCCATTTTCCCGTCTTTTTCATGCCACGGATATTTGGTCGACATATAGCTGCTGGCACCACTCCACTGCGCCAAAATTTTAGGCGAAATATGGTTACCGTTAAGCAGGATAGAATCTTCGACAAAATGGAACATTCCTTTGGAGTTATCAAAACTGATATCGTAAGGGTCAACCGAGACAAAAAAGTCCGGTGAAATACCTTCAGCTAATAAACGTCTGGCGATGCGTCCCGCAGAAAAAATGACCAGCTTTTCTCGCACCTGTTTAATCCACGGTAATGCCTCATCCAAAGAAGGACCTCCACCGAGAATCAATGCGGTTCCACCTTGCAAAGCATCACTATGATTAATCAGCGGCTCAAGGTTATGGCTGGCATTCAACAACATCGCATCGATAAACGGGCGTGAGTCCAAGGCGTTTTTTTCAACCACCAAGAACTGCTGGAAGCTTTCCTGATAATGGTGCCAAAGCTGAGCATAGGGTTCATCTCGCTTGGCATCGAGTACGGCAATGGAACGGAACAGCTCTATTTTACCGGTAACCAAATAACTGGAATAAAGTTGCCCCAATAAAGCCAGATCAAAACTTTCCTTGAAGACATTAATCCGTTCATATTTTTTCGCATCGAACTGTTCTTTAATCTCTGTCAAAACATTGTCAAAATCGATAAAAACAAAACGTGAATTTTTCAACTCATCGTAATACTGCTGAACATACTTCAGCAACAGCCCGGAATCTGTACCGACAATGACATAAAGTGTTTCATCATTATCAAAAGCCTTGGCAAAGTGTTTGGCAAATAATTGCTTAGACAACTGACGCTGAAAAGCGCTTTTATTGACTTCTTTAAGGTAATGCTCACCAAACGGGCTTTCTTGCCAAGTTAATTGTTCTATCGTTTCCATAAATCTTTTCTGTTTTGAGTTTATTGCTGCGAGGCCATTTTCAGGTAAGCTTCCACTTGGAAAATATCAGCTAATTCATCGACATCAGTACCCTTGATGGAACTGATTTCATAGAGTTCGGTAAGCCCTTCTACAACGAAGTTACGTTTTTCGCGAAGAAAACTTGGCGTCACCACATATAGGGCGCCATTGATCGCAAAATAATCGTTTTTATAATCTTGACGGCGTGAAACATAACTTGCCGGTTTGGCTAAAAATTCCCAGCCATCGTCTTTAACCTGCATGCATTTATAAGGGTGCTCAAGCATCTTGTGAACGCTGACTAGCGAATCACAACCACTTTCTAAAAACTGTTCGATGGCACCGTCAATTTCATATTCGGTTCTAAGAGGAGAAGTTGGCTGTAACAAAATAAGCAGATCCGGCAATTCGCCGATCTCTTCGAGCCAATCTAACGCATGAAGCACAACATCGATCGTTGTGGCTGAGTCGGTAGCCAACTCATCGGGGCGCTTATAACGCGTATCAACTCCCCAGATATTGGCAAAGTTCATAATATCGCTGTCTTCGGTCGACATCATGACATCGGTGATAAAACGGCTTTTTTTCACAGCTTCAAAACTGTACTGTAATAAGGGCTTGCCCATAATTGGATAAAGATTTTTTTTAGGAATTCCCTTCGAACCACCGCGAGCCGGAATTAAGCCTAATACCTTCTTAGCTTGCAATCTAACCTACCTCATCCAAATGATTAAAATATACTTCGTAGTCCATTTGAGCCTGTTCAAAATCCGGCATCTGTCCAATGTCCATCCAATATTCGGTAATCGGGAAACCGCCTACTTTTTCTTTATCCGAAAGAATTTCAGCAATCAGCGTAGGCATATCGTAAAACTCGTTTTGCGGAACCAACTGCAAGGTTTCCGGTGATAAACAATAGATACCGGCATTAACAAAATAGCGGTAACTCGGTTTTTCCACCATCTGAGAGACGTAGCTTCCGTCCAGCTCAACCACACCATACGGCACTTGTTGTGTGTATTCTCTAACGCAGGCGGTGACTTTGTTGTCATGCTCTTTATGGAATTTGATCAACGAGCACAAATTGATTTTCGTTAGCAGATCACCGTTCATCACAATAAACGGCTCTTTCGGTAACAACGGTAGCAGGCTTAACGCGCCGGCTGTTCCCATGGCGGCATTTTCCTGAATATAGGTGATATTGATCCCCCATTTTTCACCATTGCCGAAATGCTTACGAATCTGTTCACCCAAGTAATTGATACAAAAATAGAACTCGGTGAACCCCTGCTCGGCGATATGCTTGACGATGGTTTCCAGAATCGGTTGATTGCCCACCATCAACATAGGTTTAGGAACCGTTTCCGTTAATGGACGCAAACGCATTCCTTGACCACCCAACATCAATACAATCGGGTTTTTGCGAACTTCCGTCACCTGCCCTTTTTGATAATACAGGCCAATGACTTTGTTATTCTCATCGGCAATCGGTAAATGACGTAAAGACTTACGCAACATCTTTTGATGCCAAACCACTTCGGTCTCGTTATTCAATCCGATTGTCGGCGACCGGTTCATCGCCGAAGATACTTCACTGTTCAAAGTTTCACCGCGAAGCAAGGCGCGACGCACATCACCGTCTGTGACTGTGCCGACCAGCGCCTGATTGTCATCAACAACCAAAACAATCTGTAACGACTGTTGATCCAGAACCGTTAAGGCTTCCCTTATAGAGTCCGACGGAGATATTGCAATGGAATGCCAATCAAATAGTTGCATGCTTAGACCCTAAATAGTCATTATTCTATAATCAATATTTTGACAGCTGTGAAGATGATAAGCGTGGTTCGTGCCAGTTTTGCCAGTCTTCGATAATTGTCTGTATCACTTTATGAACTGAAACACTTGGATCAGGCAGGTGCAATTTGGCATTTTGCCGCAATCTTTGCTGAATATCCTGATCTAAACCTTGCTCAAAAACTTCAAGGAGCTTTTCTTCTTTATCGACCATTAACAACAAATCTTCAGTTTTCAGTGGCATCTCAGTTAAACCACTGTAGTCCTGCCACCACTTTATCAAATCGGCGTTGAACCACAAATAAATACTGCTGTTAAAGCCATGAGGAGCCATTTCGTTCAAATAAAGGTTATCAAATCCGCAGGTAGAAAACGCACTGACCACTAAATCGCAAGCCGCGAGGCTTTTCACCAAATGATCGCTATCATCTCGCTGCACTCTGTCGGCAAACGCAGCGCTGAAAAGCTGCCAAGTTTTACTCTGCAACTCATCTGATTCCTTAGGATGTGGACGATAAATCAATTTGAACGGTTTCTGCCAAGCTTTGAGCTGCTCGACCATCGATTCGATCGTGGCAAAATAGCCTTTTACCTCAAGGATCGGCTGGCCATAAAAGCCGACCAATACCGCTCCGTCCTCTGACGAGTTCAACCAAGCCTTCCTCTGCTCAGCACGCAAAGCCAAACTATCAAATTCTTTGAAATTTTGATGTTTAATGGAACCAATCGGAATCGAACGAATACTCGGATAACGTTTGGCAGTAAGATGTGCCGCTTCATCATCCAAGACAAAGGCGGTATGCGGTAAAGCGCCCGTTGCCTGGTTGATGTCGCCCCAAAAATTCTGTAAAGCGTAACTGGGAATATTCAATTGTTCAGCGACTTTCAATAAGGCTTCATCAACGCCTATATCCGGACCGGAAATACCAGTCAGCACCGCATCAGGAGAAAAATCCGCTACCACGGTACTTACCGCTTTGATTTTTTCTTGCAGATTATTTCTCGGAGTAAAGGATTCCAAGCTGACATGGCTCGCACCTGACTGAGCAAGCGCCTCATGGATAATAGAGTAAGCCGGTTCCTGCATCAGCAATTTAACACTAAAGGCCGGGTTTTGAAGAAGAGAAGGAATCAGTAGCTGAAAAGACAGTGCTGTTGCCGGATCTCGAGCTGAGATTAGTAATTTGATCTGGTCATTTAACTGAGTCGGCGACAACGCTTTAATACCTATCTGTAGAAAACGTATTTCTAATTATGTACAAATTCAAACCAGCTTAAACAATAATTAAAGGAATTTCCACTTAAAGCGCGCTAAATTAAGCGCAATAGCAAAGCATTGACTATTAATGAAGGCATCCAAACAAAAAATAGACAAGATTTTGTTGATATTTGAGATTAGGTCAGGCAAATATTTTTTGTAACAGCGCTCTGTTTTGCAAAGGCCAATTATAAAGATATAAGAATTTTTCCATCTCAGCATCACACTCAATTGCATTCTGTTTACTCACTTCCATCAGCAGCAAAAGCGCGCGTACCGCAAGCGCTTGTAGAATATCTTCAATATGGCTCGCATCCCTTAGCTTCAGATTGGTTTGCTCTTGGTAGCTCTGCAACAAAGCTTGCGCCAACTCAACGGTTTTGCCCTGCTCTGACTCTTGCAACAAAACAAAACGTTCCAAAGCAAAAACCAAATCCATAAACGGGCTGAACCATGCGGTTAAAGCGTCCTCGAAATCAAGAAACACCAACCGTTCATCGGACGCTAACCAAATATTGCCGACATTGGTATCGCCATGAACACACTGTGCCTTCTCGATTAACACATCTAGCTTTGTTGGCGGATAATGTTGAAAAACCGCCATTAAAGCCTCTGCCAAAACACGATTTTGCAAATCAATCTGCTGAGTATCCATTAACTGCTCAAGCAAGTCCTTGAGATGCTGGTGGCGCTTTAATCCGTGACTTTTTACTTGCTGCTGAGGGTATGACTTCAATTCCGCATGCAGTTCTGCCAAAGCCTTACCTAAGCGTTGCATATCCTGCAATGTTGGCTGTAAAAAACGCCCATCGATATAGCCATAAGCCAAAACTGAAACTTCTGCCGTTACCTGCTGCGGAAAACCGGTCAATAACACACTGGTCGCAAAACTGTTTTTTAGCTGTTTTGCTCTGCGATCTGCAAGAAAAGTTACAACTTGATTGGCCTTAGCTTGCCTTTTTGCCTGGTGATGATTGACCACCTTGATAAACCAAGGCTGAGTCTCATCAGTTGCACCAAAGCTGAGACGATAAAAACCAAAAGGAAAATCGTGCTCGGTTTGCAGACGTTCAATTTGAATCGGTTCACTTGGTAATGGAATTTGTT
Above is a window of Thiomicrorhabdus sediminis DNA encoding:
- a CDS encoding phosphotransferase, with translation MSRENHVNSRQSASPWLPDTPAYSGFKPKPHNWLCLEAAQADQFESLILKQIPLPSEPIQIERLQTEHDFPFGFYRLSFGATDETQPWFIKVVNHHQAKRQAKANQVVTFLADRRAKQLKNSFATSVLLTGFPQQVTAEVSVLAYGYIDGRFLQPTLQDMQRLGKALAELHAELKSYPQQQVKSHGLKRHQHLKDLLEQLMDTQQIDLQNRVLAEALMAVFQHYPPTKLDVLIEKAQCVHGDTNVGNIWLASDERLVFLDFEDALTAWFSPFMDLVFALERFVLLQESEQGKTVELAQALLQSYQEQTNLKLRDASHIEDILQALAVRALLLLMEVSKQNAIECDAEMEKFLYLYNWPLQNRALLQKIFA
- a CDS encoding cytidylyltransferase domain-containing protein, with translation MQAKKVLGLIPARGGSKGIPKKNLYPIMGKPLLQYSFEAVKKSRFITDVMMSTEDSDIMNFANIWGVDTRYKRPDELATDSATTIDVVLHALDWLEEIGELPDLLILLQPTSPLRTEYEIDGAIEQFLESGCDSLVSVHKMLEHPYKCMQVKDDGWEFLAKPASYVSRRQDYKNDYFAINGALYVVTPSFLREKRNFVVEGLTELYEISSIKGTDVDELADIFQVEAYLKMASQQ
- a CDS encoding flagellin, with translation MAMVINTNMGSLNAVRTLDLTSRELSTSMERLTSGLRINSAADDAAGLAITTSMTSQIRGTDQAIKNVSDGISLVQTMDGASEEVVNALQRMRELAVQSLNGTYGDANRAQMDSEFSQLEEEINRIAHTTKFNQINLMGNVSVSGPLVSGTPTPVDVHVGWQAGSANKITVSTASFRIAASGASGILGRYTNITGSVVSASFSANTLTTQAGASVAIQHIDGALSLVGNQRAAWGALQNRLESTMSNLQNMNENMNGARSAILDADFAKESAELARTQVLQQAGMSMLAQANQSTQNVMQLLQ
- a CDS encoding nucleotidyltransferase family protein, which encodes MQLFDWHSIAISPSDSIREALTVLDQQSLQIVLVVDDNQALVGTVTDGDVRRALLRGETLNSEVSSAMNRSPTIGLNNETEVVWHQKMLRKSLRHLPIADENNKVIGLYYQKGQVTEVRKNPIVLMLGGQGMRLRPLTETVPKPMLMVGNQPILETIVKHIAEQGFTEFYFCINYLGEQIRKHFGNGEKWGINITYIQENAAMGTAGALSLLPLLPKEPFIVMNGDLLTKINLCSLIKFHKEHDNKVTACVREYTQQVPYGVVELDGSYVSQMVEKPSYRYFVNAGIYCLSPETLQLVPQNEFYDMPTLIAEILSDKEKVGGFPITEYWMDIGQMPDFEQAQMDYEVYFNHLDEVG
- a CDS encoding flagellin, whose translation is MAMVINTNVAALNATRVLDGTGRDLNTSMERLTSGLRINSAADDAAGLAITTSMTAQIMGTDQAVRNATDGISLLQTLDGASEEVVNALQRMRELAIQSLNGTYGDSNRAQMDEEYSQLEEEINRIAHTTQFNGTDIMGKVSASGALVSGSPSAVGLHVGAYAGSANKVTVSLQSFRIGASGAGTAAGAGGVLGRYTNITGSVVSAAFSANTIATAAGASVAVQHIDGALSVLSTSRAGWGALQNRLESTVSNLQNVSENLSGARSQILDADFAKESAELARTQVLQQAGMSMLAQANQTSQNVMSLLR
- a CDS encoding 6-hydroxymethylpterin diphosphokinase MptE-like protein; translation: METIEQLTWQESPFGEHYLKEVNKSAFQRQLSKQLFAKHFAKAFDNDETLYVIVGTDSGLLLKYVQQYYDELKNSRFVFIDFDNVLTEIKEQFDAKKYERINVFKESFDLALLGQLYSSYLVTGKIELFRSIAVLDAKRDEPYAQLWHHYQESFQQFLVVEKNALDSRPFIDAMLLNASHNLEPLINHSDALQGGTALILGGGPSLDEALPWIKQVREKLVIFSAGRIARRLLAEGISPDFFVSVDPYDISFDNSKGMFHFVEDSILLNGNHISPKILAQWSGASSYMSTKYPWHEKDGKMEKNIAAPGPNVINTAVNAAVELGCSQIIFSGVDLCFPLGKAYESSSDEAKVGGRFTFKGVSTVKDNRGELAETQPAYANARQGLELQVKIYLQEYPHLNFINTGLYSAAMENVEYVAPEKIEQKIDLVSKKQQVASLKQSLEMSLSERTQRVESSVKELQSQLKRFKSIVSLSKDGLKFVKTLYKNGQQDDKSVKKSMKAHSKISQIIGDDGDMLFRYDSVAFKENFRPMDEQNMEQEDIESQLTSFFKGVNRSAEMFSKQLELAIHYAKLTEDELKNRDFDALSERWQKYDAIGRVFNFVKWHPEALQVHAEKIEALQQNFYDELSNTQTRLVESLEKKSRDLPSLISRIEQAKEQHNRQTLVELLEHLQSLQEDAAVKSLIFYVQGLLADIDGNAEEAIAVLKQAEDNIIKEKALLKCLSICMQARNHQCSLQTLEALCSVSLNYMIPYADFLKTIGQLPSAIQILEIYVQAQSQDFDAWAKLIQFTHEVDPQRAKQIAEQVIEYDPENEMIKAYL